A window of Xiphophorus hellerii strain 12219 chromosome 7, Xiphophorus_hellerii-4.1, whole genome shotgun sequence contains these coding sequences:
- the trappc10 gene encoding trafficking protein particle complex subunit 10 isoform X2, with the protein MESQEEKPVIYTMENKPIVTCAGDQSLFTSLFTSLAQQLPREPMEWRRTYGRAPKMIHLEANFVQFKEELLPKEGNKALLTFPFLHIYWTDCCDTETYKSSVKEDMMRWQNTLRSHSSADWVIIAVETNDTKKKNKPNILPRSSIVDKIRSDFCNKQNDRCVVLSDPLKDSSRSLESWNSLLLKLRTLLLMSFTKNLGRFEDDMRTLREKRTQPGWSFCEYFMVQEELAFVFEMLQQFEDALVQYDELDALFTQYVLNFGAGDTANWLGSFCAPVRNWSGLLLRRPIDMEKRDSIQRGEASLLDLRSYLFSRQCTLLIFLQRPWEVTQRALELLHNCVQELRLLEVSVIDGALDCWVFLSCLEVLHRIEGCCDQAQLAANCSHTVGLWAYATDKLKSLGELCGLVSKNGPTSEDLNRTVDLLAGLGDERPETVNSLQSPYKKLKEALSSVEAFERHYLELSHAAMEMYQAIGRLRSARLVGKSLAEFYMRKGDPERAETFLQEALKSYASEGWSLPVTHTRKQIAECQKLLGRTEDYLQTSALLAGDVNLSTEERKHFCQEILTFAGRSGNQSHKVTLSMNVFAQLTRLQFHPAAASVHSGAVLQVELTLRCLMPVSVRIQQLAASIHFDIDHGGTHGRSKGTLRNSNQGTIEFKQGNSSAGPPSSAAAGPTLEMDEIQDRSPSDNSLNSVGVVCKNTHLIIRRRENGSPPETSNCVSPPAVAMKEGGQMLKVQNVTLEPGNNSITLTAPSGQPGTYMLRQLCATVGEVQFVLSHIYPSVRYEVYSQEPQLTVEPLSEPLLAGMAQLVKFTLLTGHYTVKKGDALQLSNTETMPILPSSSCTARISSPEAELVGESVLSIQSSEKVTSISLPPTPPYHVLEFQLEVLCIIPSGSERPANERLTNGEVRHRPRSYSHPDTPMTAIDQRMSIDCPWSIYSTLLALTFYIPFKTKHSLLSAGNRKYIQVCVQNVSDMNFTLADMKLTEKQHSSLELQSFNTKTNQLLCSKHSVFCLWEVRWKDDLPSCLQCVFSANFSPPNQDSSAFKPFHYQFQLERVTTLYSVRAEILPPAGEQHCRSGLVCELEVCITRLTEPSEGEVAEDSKTDTDGLKTTRLMYEVADSSSNWAVCGKSSGMVLMPLRVNAAHKVQIEVMPLFAGHLPFPKIKVLKYLPHNAAAAIQPDPDSCVENDSLSLLDKALDDQGDTASIRSRGSVHSVGSSDQQQRGVAMPRLEPFSPGQVFNNSHSQQVLVLPTADDHIMEVNAT; encoded by the exons ATGGAGAGTCAAGAGGAAAAGCCAGTCATCTATACCATGGAAAACAAGCCGATTGTAACAT GTGCTGGAGACCAGAGCTTGTTCACGTCGCTCTTCACCTCATTGGCTCAGCAGCTTCCCAGGGAGCCAATGGAGTGGAGAAG GACTTACGGCCGCGCACCAAAAATGATCCACCTTGAAGCTAATTTTGTCCAGTTTAAGGAGGAGCTGCTCCCCAAGGAGGGCAACAAGGCTCTTCTCACGTTCCCCTTCCTCCACATCTACTGGACCGACTGCTGT GACACGGAAACGTACAAGAGCTCAGTGAAGGAGGACATGATGCGCTGGCAGAACACGCTGCGGAGTCACAGCTCGGCGGACTGGGTCATCATAGCCGTGGAAACCAACGACaccaagaagaagaacaagCCCAACATCCTGCCTCGCTCGTCCATCGTGGACAAGATCCGCAGCGACTTCTGCAACAAGCAGAACGACAG GTGCGTGGTTCTGTCGGACCCTCTGAAGGACTCGTCCCGGTCCCTGGAGTCCTGGAATTCCCTGCTGTTGAAGCTGCGCACTCTCCTCCTCATGTCGTTCACCAAAAACCTCGGGCGGTTTGAAGACGACATGCGTACGCTCCGAGAGAAACGCACTCAGCCCGGCTGGAGCTTCTGTGAATATTTCATGGTTCAG GAGGAGCTGGCCTTTGTTTTTGAGATGCTGCAGCAGTTTGAAGACGCCTTGGTCCAGTATGATGAACTAGACGCTCTTTTCACTCAGTACGTCCTGAACTTCGGCGCAGGAG ACACGGCCAACTGGCTGGGGTCGTTCTGCGCCCCGGTGCGCAACTGGAGCGGCCTGCTGCTGCGGCGGCCCATCGACATGGAGAAGAGGGACAGCATCCAGCGCGGAGAGGCCAGCCTGTTGGACCTGAGGAGCTACCTGTTCTCTCGGCAATGCACTTTACTGATCTTCCTGCAGAGACCCTGGGAGGTCACGCAGAGAGCCTTAGAGCTGCTCCACAACTGCGTGCAGGAACTGCGCCTGCTGGAG GTGTCTGTGATAGACGGGGCGCTGGACTGCTGGGTGTTTCTCAGCTGCTTGGAGGTTCTGCACCGGATCGAGGGCTGCTGTGATCAGGCACAGCTAGCTGCCAACTGCTCCCATACTGTCGGACTCTGGGCCTACGCTACAGACAAG ctGAAGAGTTTGGGTGAACTCTGCGGCCTGGTTTCAAAAAACGGGCCGACGTCCGAGGACCTGAACAGGACCGTGGATCTGCTGGCAGGACTCGGGGATGAGAGGCCAGAAACTG TCAACAGCTTGCAGAGTCCTTACAAAAAGCTGAAAGAAGCCTTGTCGTCCGTCGAGGCTTTCGAAAGGCACTATCTC GAACTTTCTCATGCTGCTATGGAAATGTACCAGGCCATCGGCCGGCTGCGGTCCGCCAGGCTGGTGGGGAAGAGCCTGGCTGAGTTCTACAT GAGGAAGGGAGACCCTGAGCGGGCGGAAACCTTTCTGCAGGAAGCTTTGAAGTCGTACGCATCGGAGGGATGGAGTCTTCCTGTGACGCACACCAGGAAGCAGATCGCTGAGTGTCAGAAACTGCTGGGCAGAACTGAAGA CTACTTGCAAACCAGTGCCTTGCTGGCCGGTGATGTGAATCTCTCCACGGAGGAGAGGAAGCACTTTTGTCAGGAAATTCTCACTTTTGCTGGCAGGTCCGGAAACCAAT CTCACAAAGTGACTCTCAGCATGAATGTCTTTGCTCAGCTAACGCGGCTACAGTTCCACCCAGCGGCCGCTTCGGTTCACTCCGGAGCCGTGCTGCAGGTGGAGCTCACTCTGAGGTGCCTGATGCCCGTTTCAGTGCGCATTCAGCAGCTGGCTGCTAGCATTCACTTTGACATCGATCACGGAGGGACTCACGGGAGGTCCAAGGGGACACTGAGGAACTCAAACCAAGGGACAATAGAGTTTAAACAGGGCAACTCATCAGCAGGCCCGCCCTCCTCCGCGGCTGCTGGTCCCACGCTAGAAATGGACGAGATTCAGGACAGGAGTCCCTCGGACAATTCTCTCAACTCCGTAGGAGTGGTGTGCAAAAACACCCACCTGATCATTCGCCGCCGTGAAAACGGCTCGCCGCCGGAGACGTCCAACTGTGTCAGCCCGCCTGCTGTGGCCATGAAGGAAGGAGGACAGATGCTGAAGGTGCAGAATGTCACGTTAGAGCCCGGAAACAACAGCATCACCTTGACAGCACCC AGTGGACAGCCGGGAACTTACATGTTACGGCAGCTGTGCGCCACTGTGGGTGAAGTGCAGTTTGTGCTGTCTCATATCTACCCATCGGTCCGATATGAAGTATATTCTCAGGAGCCCCAGCTCACCGTGGAGCCACTTTCAG AGCCTCTGTTGGCGGGGATGGCTCAGTTGGTGAAATTCACCCTGCTGACAGGTCACTACACTGTGAAGAAAGGAGACGCTCTGCAGCTCAGCAACACGGAAACCATGCCCATCCTGCCCTCCTCCAGCTGCACGGCCCGCATCAGCAGCCCAGAGGCTG aGTTGGTGGGTGAAAGCGTCTTGTCCATCCAGTCGTCTGAAAAGGTGACGAGCATCAGCCTACCTCCCACCCCGCCCTACCACGTTCTGGAGTTCCAGCTCGAGGTTTTGTGCATCATCCCGTCCGGGTCCGAGCGGCCGGCCAACGAGAGGCTGACCAACGGGGAGGTGCGCCATCGACCTCGCAGCTACAGTCATCCCGACACACCCATGACCGCCATTGACCAAAGG ATGTCTATCGACTGTCCATGGTCGATCTACTCCACCCTGCTCGCCCTTACCTTCTACATCCCCTTCAAGACCAAACACTCACTCCTTTCCGCTGGCAACAG AAAGTACATCCAGGTGTGTGTGCAGAACGTGTCAGATATGAACTTCACCCTGGCAGACATGAAACTGACAGAGAAGCAACACTCATCGTTGGAACTACAATCctttaacactaaaacaaatCAG CTTCTGTGCAGCAAGCACAGCGTGTTCTGCTTGTGGGAGGTGAGGTGGAAGGACGATCTGCCCTCGTGTCTACAGTGTGTTTTCTCTGCCAACTTCAGTCCGCCTAACCAAGACAGCTCTGCCTTCAAACCGTTCCACTACCAGTTCCAGCTGGAGAGAGTCACT ACATTGTACAGCGTGAGAGCGGAGATCCTGCCCCCCGCGGGGGAGCAGCACTGCCGCTCCGGTTTGGTCTGCGAGCTGGAGGTGTGTATAACACGACTGACTGAGCCCTCAGAGGGAGAGGTAGCCGAGGACAGCAAGACTGACACGGATGGACTCAAAACCACCAGGCTTATGTATGAAG TGGccgacagcagcagcaactggGCCGTGTGTGGGAAGAGTTCAGGGATGGTGCTGATGCCTCTCAGGGTCAACGCCGCCCACAAGGTGCAGATCGAGGTCATGCCCCTGTTCGCTGGCCACCTGCCCTTCCCCAAAATCAAAGTCCTCAAGTACCTCCCTCACAACGCTGCGGCGGCCATCCAGCCGGACCCCG ACAGCTGCGTGGAGAACGACAGCCTGTCCCTGCTGGACAAGGCGCTGGACGACCAGGGGGACACGGCGAGCATCCGCAGCCGCGGCAGCGTCCACTCGGTGGGCAGCAGCGACCAGCAGCAGAGGGGCGTGGCCATGCCGCGCCTGGAGCCCTTCAGTCCGGGACAGGTGTTCAACAACAGCCACTCGCAGCAGGTGCTGGTGCTGCCCACCGCCGACGACCACATCATGGAGGTCAACGCCACATGA
- the trappc10 gene encoding trafficking protein particle complex subunit 10 isoform X1 yields the protein MESQEEKPVIYTMENKPIVTCAGDQSLFTSLFTSLAQQLPREPMEWRRTYGRAPKMIHLEANFVQFKEELLPKEGNKALLTFPFLHIYWTDCCDTETYKSSVKEDMMRWQNTLRSHSSADWVIIAVETNDTKKKNKPNILPRSSIVDKIRSDFCNKQNDRCVVLSDPLKDSSRSLESWNSLLLKLRTLLLMSFTKNLGRFEDDMRTLREKRTQPGWSFCEYFMVQEELAFVFEMLQQFEDALVQYDELDALFTQYVLNFGAGADTANWLGSFCAPVRNWSGLLLRRPIDMEKRDSIQRGEASLLDLRSYLFSRQCTLLIFLQRPWEVTQRALELLHNCVQELRLLEVSVIDGALDCWVFLSCLEVLHRIEGCCDQAQLAANCSHTVGLWAYATDKLKSLGELCGLVSKNGPTSEDLNRTVDLLAGLGDERPETVNSLQSPYKKLKEALSSVEAFERHYLELSHAAMEMYQAIGRLRSARLVGKSLAEFYMRKGDPERAETFLQEALKSYASEGWSLPVTHTRKQIAECQKLLGRTEDYLQTSALLAGDVNLSTEERKHFCQEILTFAGRSGNQSHKVTLSMNVFAQLTRLQFHPAAASVHSGAVLQVELTLRCLMPVSVRIQQLAASIHFDIDHGGTHGRSKGTLRNSNQGTIEFKQGNSSAGPPSSAAAGPTLEMDEIQDRSPSDNSLNSVGVVCKNTHLIIRRRENGSPPETSNCVSPPAVAMKEGGQMLKVQNVTLEPGNNSITLTAPSGQPGTYMLRQLCATVGEVQFVLSHIYPSVRYEVYSQEPQLTVEPLSEPLLAGMAQLVKFTLLTGHYTVKKGDALQLSNTETMPILPSSSCTARISSPEAELVGESVLSIQSSEKVTSISLPPTPPYHVLEFQLEVLCIIPSGSERPANERLTNGEVRHRPRSYSHPDTPMTAIDQRMSIDCPWSIYSTLLALTFYIPFKTKHSLLSAGNRKYIQVCVQNVSDMNFTLADMKLTEKQHSSLELQSFNTKTNQLLCSKHSVFCLWEVRWKDDLPSCLQCVFSANFSPPNQDSSAFKPFHYQFQLERVTTLYSVRAEILPPAGEQHCRSGLVCELEVCITRLTEPSEGEVAEDSKTDTDGLKTTRLMYEVADSSSNWAVCGKSSGMVLMPLRVNAAHKVQIEVMPLFAGHLPFPKIKVLKYLPHNAAAAIQPDPDSCVENDSLSLLDKALDDQGDTASIRSRGSVHSVGSSDQQQRGVAMPRLEPFSPGQVFNNSHSQQVLVLPTADDHIMEVNAT from the exons ATGGAGAGTCAAGAGGAAAAGCCAGTCATCTATACCATGGAAAACAAGCCGATTGTAACAT GTGCTGGAGACCAGAGCTTGTTCACGTCGCTCTTCACCTCATTGGCTCAGCAGCTTCCCAGGGAGCCAATGGAGTGGAGAAG GACTTACGGCCGCGCACCAAAAATGATCCACCTTGAAGCTAATTTTGTCCAGTTTAAGGAGGAGCTGCTCCCCAAGGAGGGCAACAAGGCTCTTCTCACGTTCCCCTTCCTCCACATCTACTGGACCGACTGCTGT GACACGGAAACGTACAAGAGCTCAGTGAAGGAGGACATGATGCGCTGGCAGAACACGCTGCGGAGTCACAGCTCGGCGGACTGGGTCATCATAGCCGTGGAAACCAACGACaccaagaagaagaacaagCCCAACATCCTGCCTCGCTCGTCCATCGTGGACAAGATCCGCAGCGACTTCTGCAACAAGCAGAACGACAG GTGCGTGGTTCTGTCGGACCCTCTGAAGGACTCGTCCCGGTCCCTGGAGTCCTGGAATTCCCTGCTGTTGAAGCTGCGCACTCTCCTCCTCATGTCGTTCACCAAAAACCTCGGGCGGTTTGAAGACGACATGCGTACGCTCCGAGAGAAACGCACTCAGCCCGGCTGGAGCTTCTGTGAATATTTCATGGTTCAG GAGGAGCTGGCCTTTGTTTTTGAGATGCTGCAGCAGTTTGAAGACGCCTTGGTCCAGTATGATGAACTAGACGCTCTTTTCACTCAGTACGTCCTGAACTTCGGCGCAGGAG CAGACACGGCCAACTGGCTGGGGTCGTTCTGCGCCCCGGTGCGCAACTGGAGCGGCCTGCTGCTGCGGCGGCCCATCGACATGGAGAAGAGGGACAGCATCCAGCGCGGAGAGGCCAGCCTGTTGGACCTGAGGAGCTACCTGTTCTCTCGGCAATGCACTTTACTGATCTTCCTGCAGAGACCCTGGGAGGTCACGCAGAGAGCCTTAGAGCTGCTCCACAACTGCGTGCAGGAACTGCGCCTGCTGGAG GTGTCTGTGATAGACGGGGCGCTGGACTGCTGGGTGTTTCTCAGCTGCTTGGAGGTTCTGCACCGGATCGAGGGCTGCTGTGATCAGGCACAGCTAGCTGCCAACTGCTCCCATACTGTCGGACTCTGGGCCTACGCTACAGACAAG ctGAAGAGTTTGGGTGAACTCTGCGGCCTGGTTTCAAAAAACGGGCCGACGTCCGAGGACCTGAACAGGACCGTGGATCTGCTGGCAGGACTCGGGGATGAGAGGCCAGAAACTG TCAACAGCTTGCAGAGTCCTTACAAAAAGCTGAAAGAAGCCTTGTCGTCCGTCGAGGCTTTCGAAAGGCACTATCTC GAACTTTCTCATGCTGCTATGGAAATGTACCAGGCCATCGGCCGGCTGCGGTCCGCCAGGCTGGTGGGGAAGAGCCTGGCTGAGTTCTACAT GAGGAAGGGAGACCCTGAGCGGGCGGAAACCTTTCTGCAGGAAGCTTTGAAGTCGTACGCATCGGAGGGATGGAGTCTTCCTGTGACGCACACCAGGAAGCAGATCGCTGAGTGTCAGAAACTGCTGGGCAGAACTGAAGA CTACTTGCAAACCAGTGCCTTGCTGGCCGGTGATGTGAATCTCTCCACGGAGGAGAGGAAGCACTTTTGTCAGGAAATTCTCACTTTTGCTGGCAGGTCCGGAAACCAAT CTCACAAAGTGACTCTCAGCATGAATGTCTTTGCTCAGCTAACGCGGCTACAGTTCCACCCAGCGGCCGCTTCGGTTCACTCCGGAGCCGTGCTGCAGGTGGAGCTCACTCTGAGGTGCCTGATGCCCGTTTCAGTGCGCATTCAGCAGCTGGCTGCTAGCATTCACTTTGACATCGATCACGGAGGGACTCACGGGAGGTCCAAGGGGACACTGAGGAACTCAAACCAAGGGACAATAGAGTTTAAACAGGGCAACTCATCAGCAGGCCCGCCCTCCTCCGCGGCTGCTGGTCCCACGCTAGAAATGGACGAGATTCAGGACAGGAGTCCCTCGGACAATTCTCTCAACTCCGTAGGAGTGGTGTGCAAAAACACCCACCTGATCATTCGCCGCCGTGAAAACGGCTCGCCGCCGGAGACGTCCAACTGTGTCAGCCCGCCTGCTGTGGCCATGAAGGAAGGAGGACAGATGCTGAAGGTGCAGAATGTCACGTTAGAGCCCGGAAACAACAGCATCACCTTGACAGCACCC AGTGGACAGCCGGGAACTTACATGTTACGGCAGCTGTGCGCCACTGTGGGTGAAGTGCAGTTTGTGCTGTCTCATATCTACCCATCGGTCCGATATGAAGTATATTCTCAGGAGCCCCAGCTCACCGTGGAGCCACTTTCAG AGCCTCTGTTGGCGGGGATGGCTCAGTTGGTGAAATTCACCCTGCTGACAGGTCACTACACTGTGAAGAAAGGAGACGCTCTGCAGCTCAGCAACACGGAAACCATGCCCATCCTGCCCTCCTCCAGCTGCACGGCCCGCATCAGCAGCCCAGAGGCTG aGTTGGTGGGTGAAAGCGTCTTGTCCATCCAGTCGTCTGAAAAGGTGACGAGCATCAGCCTACCTCCCACCCCGCCCTACCACGTTCTGGAGTTCCAGCTCGAGGTTTTGTGCATCATCCCGTCCGGGTCCGAGCGGCCGGCCAACGAGAGGCTGACCAACGGGGAGGTGCGCCATCGACCTCGCAGCTACAGTCATCCCGACACACCCATGACCGCCATTGACCAAAGG ATGTCTATCGACTGTCCATGGTCGATCTACTCCACCCTGCTCGCCCTTACCTTCTACATCCCCTTCAAGACCAAACACTCACTCCTTTCCGCTGGCAACAG AAAGTACATCCAGGTGTGTGTGCAGAACGTGTCAGATATGAACTTCACCCTGGCAGACATGAAACTGACAGAGAAGCAACACTCATCGTTGGAACTACAATCctttaacactaaaacaaatCAG CTTCTGTGCAGCAAGCACAGCGTGTTCTGCTTGTGGGAGGTGAGGTGGAAGGACGATCTGCCCTCGTGTCTACAGTGTGTTTTCTCTGCCAACTTCAGTCCGCCTAACCAAGACAGCTCTGCCTTCAAACCGTTCCACTACCAGTTCCAGCTGGAGAGAGTCACT ACATTGTACAGCGTGAGAGCGGAGATCCTGCCCCCCGCGGGGGAGCAGCACTGCCGCTCCGGTTTGGTCTGCGAGCTGGAGGTGTGTATAACACGACTGACTGAGCCCTCAGAGGGAGAGGTAGCCGAGGACAGCAAGACTGACACGGATGGACTCAAAACCACCAGGCTTATGTATGAAG TGGccgacagcagcagcaactggGCCGTGTGTGGGAAGAGTTCAGGGATGGTGCTGATGCCTCTCAGGGTCAACGCCGCCCACAAGGTGCAGATCGAGGTCATGCCCCTGTTCGCTGGCCACCTGCCCTTCCCCAAAATCAAAGTCCTCAAGTACCTCCCTCACAACGCTGCGGCGGCCATCCAGCCGGACCCCG ACAGCTGCGTGGAGAACGACAGCCTGTCCCTGCTGGACAAGGCGCTGGACGACCAGGGGGACACGGCGAGCATCCGCAGCCGCGGCAGCGTCCACTCGGTGGGCAGCAGCGACCAGCAGCAGAGGGGCGTGGCCATGCCGCGCCTGGAGCCCTTCAGTCCGGGACAGGTGTTCAACAACAGCCACTCGCAGCAGGTGCTGGTGCTGCCCACCGCCGACGACCACATCATGGAGGTCAACGCCACATGA
- the gdf3 gene encoding LOW QUALITY PROTEIN: protein DVR-1 (The sequence of the model RefSeq protein was modified relative to this genomic sequence to represent the inferred CDS: deleted 1 base in 1 codon): MIQPHSGRLPKAQVKNRRAPLQSPGPDMAALLVLAAWLLGLQAFSDAEDRNTRERLFLGSLGLSERPQPGGSRHTRRPVPSELWRMFRRSESIQARDSDPCTVSEYGVRGNIIRYVQDQGRLVSGWSSSCQACLVKQLFFNVSVLQPVELLSLAQLEIRLHWKPLRPAGLLRGPRAVSMSLSKVIRATLRGADPRASRRLLLSQSLRPQLEPAAVAMDLTPLAESWRKPGHNYGLVVELSPLPGADPEELTPFLPGNAFPLEEDWTLPLMEASLVVVSLNPHQCRSRQRRSAIHLPVTPSNICKARRLYIDFKDVGWQDWIIAPPGYMANYCHGECPFPLSESLNGTNHAILQTLVHSLDPQGTPQPCCVPIRLSPISMLYYDNNDNVVLRHYQDMVVDECGCR, encoded by the exons ATGATCCAGCCGCACAGCGGGAGGCTCCCAAAAGCT CAGGTGAAGAACCGCAGAGCTCCACTTCAGTCCCCTGGACCAGACATGGCTGCTCTGCTGGTGTTAGCTGCGTGGCTACTCGGCCTGCAGGCTTTCTCGGACGCGGAGGACAGAAACACCCGAGAGCGGCTTTTCCTCGGGTCCCTCGGTCTTTCTGAGCGGCCGCAGCCCGGAGGAAGCCGCCACACCCGACGCCCCGTCCCCTCCGAGCTGTGGAGGATGTTCCGGAGGTCGGAGAGCATTCAGGCCCGCGACAGCGACCCCTGCACGGTGTCCGAGTACGGAGTGCGCGGCAACATCATCCGCTACGTGCAGGACCAAG GCAGGCTGGTGTCGGGTTGGAGCAGCAGCTGTCAGGCCTGTCTGGTGAAGCAGCTTTTCTTCAATGTGTCTGTCCTGCAGCCTGTGGAGCTGCTGTCTCTGGCTCAGCTGGAGATCAGGCTCCATTGGAAGCCTCTGAGGCCCGCCGGGCTCCTGCGGGGGCCCCGAGCCGTCAGCATGTCGCTTTCCAAAGTGATCCGAGCCACGCTGCGGGGAGCCGATCCCCGGGCCAGTCGCAGGCTCCTGCTGTCGCAGTCGCTTCGGCCGCAGCTGGAGCCCGCCGCCGTCGCCATGGACCTGACGCCGTTGGCGGAGAGCTGGCGCAAACCGGGCCACAACTACGGCCTGGTTGTGGAGCTGAGTCCGCTGCCCGGTGCGGATCCGGAGGAGCTCACGCCTTTTCTGCCGGGCAACGCCTTCCCTTTGGAGGAAGACTGGACTCTCCCTCTGATGGAGGCCTCTCTGGTGGTCGTGTCCCTGAACCCGCACCAGTGTCGCTCCCGGCAAAGGAGGAGCGCCATTCACCTCCCCGTGACGCCCAGTAACATCTGCAAGGCCCGTCGCCTCTACATTGACTTCAAAGACGTGGGCTGGCAGGACTGGATCATCGCCCCGCCGGGCTACATGGCCAACTACTGCCACGGCGAGTGTCCGTTCCCGCTGAGCGAGAGCCTGAACGGTACCAACCACGCCATCCTGCAGACGCTGGTCCACTCCCTGGACCCCCAGGGCACGCCCCAGCCCTGCTGCGTCCCCATCCGCCTCTCCCCGATCTCCATGCTCTACTACGACAACAACGATAACGTGGTGCTCCGACACTACCAGGACATGGTGGTGGACGAGTGTGGCTGTCGATGA